Proteins from a single region of Synchiropus splendidus isolate RoL2022-P1 chromosome 3, RoL_Sspl_1.0, whole genome shotgun sequence:
- the nsun6 gene encoding tRNA (cytosine(72)-C(5))-methyltransferase NSUN6 isoform X1 — protein MPIPKISLRPEVAEHLRSVFLNQELLAAVGQQEAESRFHDLLKCLSHPPSHTCVRVSTHLAPVDEIRLRLKDQLKKQQLPNSSAPSAEILPHPIIPDVLLLPVDGPRAVQQLSSEVVVGAQCGSAVLRGAQVFSPGIVACPKYMKRGDLVSVFSDLEGKCTRGAFTFQGQKVFVGNGVAQKDRADIFSSEQPSRGVGVLMTDPLYQSPSFDGVLPGLVFLQNLPSVVVGHVLGPQPGERILDMCAAPGGKTSHIAALMRDQGEVVALERIRNKIEKIHQNVKVLQLQSVKAYCFDSTRAVSDDTTDGPPFPPESFDRVLLDAPCSGLGQRPNMAVTWSLKEVCSYQPLQRKLLRAAVQLLKRGGVLVYSTCTVTLAENEEQVRWALDTFPCLTLQPQDPHIGGEGMLGAGLTQEQRCLLQRFSPELRWDRIDASTPLPRRAHQDTIGFFIAKFQKN, from the exons ATGCCGATACCCAAAATTTCTCTGAGACCAGAAGTTGCAGAACATCTCAGAAGTGTCTTCTTAAACCAGGAG TTGTTAGCTGCAGTGGGTCAGCAGGAAGCTGAAAGTCGTTTCCACGATCTTCTTAAATGCCTCTCACACCCGCCGTCACACACGTGCGTGCGTGTCAGCACTCACCTGGCTCCAGTGGATGAGATCAGACTCAGGCTAAAGGACCAGCTCAAAAAG cagcagctgccgaACTCATCAGCTCCTTCCGCCGAGATTCTCCCACATCCTATTATTCCAGATGTTCTCCTTCTTCCTGTTGACGGTCCAAG GGCGGTGCAACAGTTGAGCTCAGAAGTGGTTGTTGGTGCTCAGTGTGGGAGTGCAGTGCTGAGAGGAGCTCAGGTTTTCAGCCCGGGAATTGTGGCCTGTCCAAAGT ACATGAAACGAGGCGACCTTGTGTCGGTCTTCTCTGACTTGGAGGGGAAATGCACACGTGGAGCTTTTACCTTTCAGGGCCAGAAAGTGTTTGTGGGGAACGGAGTGGCTCAGAAGGATCGGGCCGACATCTTCTCCTCAGAACAGCCATCTCG AGGCGTTGGTGTCCTCATGACGGATCCACTTTATCAGAGTCCCTCTTTTGATGGAGTTTTACCCGGTCTGGTCTTTCTGCAG AATCTGCCGTCGGTGGTGGTGGGTCACGTCCTGGGCCCTCAGCCTGGCGAACGAATCCTGGACATGTGTGCTGCCCCTGGAGGGAAGACCAGCCACATCGCCGCGCTCATGAGAGATCAG GGGGAAGTTGTGGCTCTGGAGCGCATCAGAAACAAGATTGAAAAAATCCATCAAAATGTCAAAGTGCTGCAGCTACAAAGTGTGAAGGCATATTGCTTCGACAGCACACGAGCAGTGAGCGACGACACCACAGACG GACCTCCGTTCCCTCCTGAGAGTTTTGACCGTGTGCTGCTTGACGCTCCCTGCAGTGGACTGGGGCAGAGACCCAACATGGCCGTCACTTGGAGCCTGAAAGAGGTCTGCTCGTATCAGCCGCTGCAGAGAAAGTTACTTCGAGCT GCGGTGCAGCTGCTGAAGAGAGGAGGGGTTCTGGTCTACAGCACCTGCACTGTGACCCTGGCGGAAAACGAGGAGCAGGTCCGCTGGGCCCTGGACACCTTTCCCTGTCTCACCCTCCAGCCTCAG GATCCCCACATCGGTGGTGAAGGTATGCTGGGAGCCGGGCTGACACAGGAGCAGCGCTGCCTCCTCCAGAGGTTCAGTCCCGAGCTAAGGTGGGACCGGATCGATGCCTCCACGCCCCTCCCCCGCAGAGCCCACCAGGACACCATCGGGTTTTTTATCGCTAAATTCCAGAAGAACTGA
- the nsun6 gene encoding tRNA (cytosine(72)-C(5))-methyltransferase NSUN6 isoform X2, with amino-acid sequence MPIPKISLRPEVAEHLRSVFLNQELLAAVGQQEAESRFHDLLKCLSHPPSHTCVRVSTHLAPVDEIRLRLKDQLKKQLPNSSAPSAEILPHPIIPDVLLLPVDGPRAVQQLSSEVVVGAQCGSAVLRGAQVFSPGIVACPKYMKRGDLVSVFSDLEGKCTRGAFTFQGQKVFVGNGVAQKDRADIFSSEQPSRGVGVLMTDPLYQSPSFDGVLPGLVFLQNLPSVVVGHVLGPQPGERILDMCAAPGGKTSHIAALMRDQGEVVALERIRNKIEKIHQNVKVLQLQSVKAYCFDSTRAVSDDTTDGPPFPPESFDRVLLDAPCSGLGQRPNMAVTWSLKEVCSYQPLQRKLLRAAVQLLKRGGVLVYSTCTVTLAENEEQVRWALDTFPCLTLQPQDPHIGGEGMLGAGLTQEQRCLLQRFSPELRWDRIDASTPLPRRAHQDTIGFFIAKFQKN; translated from the exons ATGCCGATACCCAAAATTTCTCTGAGACCAGAAGTTGCAGAACATCTCAGAAGTGTCTTCTTAAACCAGGAG TTGTTAGCTGCAGTGGGTCAGCAGGAAGCTGAAAGTCGTTTCCACGATCTTCTTAAATGCCTCTCACACCCGCCGTCACACACGTGCGTGCGTGTCAGCACTCACCTGGCTCCAGTGGATGAGATCAGACTCAGGCTAAAGGACCAGCTCAAAAAG cagctgccgaACTCATCAGCTCCTTCCGCCGAGATTCTCCCACATCCTATTATTCCAGATGTTCTCCTTCTTCCTGTTGACGGTCCAAG GGCGGTGCAACAGTTGAGCTCAGAAGTGGTTGTTGGTGCTCAGTGTGGGAGTGCAGTGCTGAGAGGAGCTCAGGTTTTCAGCCCGGGAATTGTGGCCTGTCCAAAGT ACATGAAACGAGGCGACCTTGTGTCGGTCTTCTCTGACTTGGAGGGGAAATGCACACGTGGAGCTTTTACCTTTCAGGGCCAGAAAGTGTTTGTGGGGAACGGAGTGGCTCAGAAGGATCGGGCCGACATCTTCTCCTCAGAACAGCCATCTCG AGGCGTTGGTGTCCTCATGACGGATCCACTTTATCAGAGTCCCTCTTTTGATGGAGTTTTACCCGGTCTGGTCTTTCTGCAG AATCTGCCGTCGGTGGTGGTGGGTCACGTCCTGGGCCCTCAGCCTGGCGAACGAATCCTGGACATGTGTGCTGCCCCTGGAGGGAAGACCAGCCACATCGCCGCGCTCATGAGAGATCAG GGGGAAGTTGTGGCTCTGGAGCGCATCAGAAACAAGATTGAAAAAATCCATCAAAATGTCAAAGTGCTGCAGCTACAAAGTGTGAAGGCATATTGCTTCGACAGCACACGAGCAGTGAGCGACGACACCACAGACG GACCTCCGTTCCCTCCTGAGAGTTTTGACCGTGTGCTGCTTGACGCTCCCTGCAGTGGACTGGGGCAGAGACCCAACATGGCCGTCACTTGGAGCCTGAAAGAGGTCTGCTCGTATCAGCCGCTGCAGAGAAAGTTACTTCGAGCT GCGGTGCAGCTGCTGAAGAGAGGAGGGGTTCTGGTCTACAGCACCTGCACTGTGACCCTGGCGGAAAACGAGGAGCAGGTCCGCTGGGCCCTGGACACCTTTCCCTGTCTCACCCTCCAGCCTCAG GATCCCCACATCGGTGGTGAAGGTATGCTGGGAGCCGGGCTGACACAGGAGCAGCGCTGCCTCCTCCAGAGGTTCAGTCCCGAGCTAAGGTGGGACCGGATCGATGCCTCCACGCCCCTCCCCCGCAGAGCCCACCAGGACACCATCGGGTTTTTTATCGCTAAATTCCAGAAGAACTGA
- the arl8 gene encoding ADP-ribosylation factor-like 8, which yields MGLIFAKLWSFFCNQEHKVIIVGLDNAGKTTILYQFLMNEVVHTSPTIGSNVEEIVVKNTHFLMWDIGGQESLRSSWNTYYSNTEFVILVVDSTDRERLAISKEELYRMLAHEDLRKAAVLIFANKQDMKDCMSAAEISKYLTLSSIKDHPWHIQSCCALTGEGLCQGLEWMTARAGLR from the exons ATGGGCCTCATATTCGCCAAGCTGTGGAGCTTTTTCTGCAACCAAG AGCACAAGGTGATAATCGTGGGACTTGACAATGCAGGGAAGACCACTATCCTCTACCAGTT CCTGATGAACGAGGTGGTCCACACGTCCCCTACCATCGGCAGCAACGTGGAGGAGATTGTTGTGAAGAACACCCATTTCCTGATGTGGGACATCGGAGGTCAGGAGTCTCTGCGCTCCTCCTGGAACACGTACTACTCTAACACGGAG TTTGTCATCCTGGTGGTGGACAGCACGGACCGGGAGCGACTAGCCATCTCTAAAGAGGAGCTCTACAGGATGCTGGCTCATGAG GACCTGCGGAAAGCCGCCGTCTTGATCTTCGCCAATAAGCAGGACATGAAGGACTGTATGTCTGCAGCTGAAATCTCCAAATACCTCACTCTGAGCTCCATCAAAGACCATCCGTGGCACATCCAGTCCTGCTGCGCACTGACAGGAGAGGG ctTGTGTCAAGGTCTGGAGTGGATGACCGCCCGGGCCGGACTCAGATAG
- the maf1b gene encoding MAF1 homolog, negative regulator of RNA polymerase III b — MKLLENSSFEALSSRLCAETGESRILGRIESYSCKMAGDDKHMFKQFCQEGEPHILEALSPPQSASATSPSQLGKSSEDGENPLNDKCCRKTLFYLITTLNESFRPDYDFSAARAHEFSREPSLNWVANAVNSSLFSTVGEDFNSVRPELWNAIDQEINLQGCDIYSYNPDLDSDPFGEEGSLWSFNYFFYNKKLKRIVFLTCRSVSVLSGYGRDCMDNELNMELDDDDEEEMEGFTEDRFPRALCV, encoded by the exons ATGAAACTGTTGGAGAACTCGAGCTTCGAAGCCCTCAGCTCTCGCCTGTGTGCTGAAACTGGAGAGTCTCGCATCCTTGGCAG GATCGAGAGCTACTCCTGCAAGATGGCAGGTGACGACAAACACATGTTTAAGCAGTTCTGCCAGGAGGGGGAGCCACACATCCTGGAGGCTTTGTCTCCGCCCCAGTCCGCCAGCGCCACCAGCCCTTCTCA gcTGGGGAAGAGCAGCGAGGACGGGGAGAACCCTCTGAATGACAAGTGTTGCAGGAAGACCCTCTTCTACCTCATCACCACTCTCAATGAGTCGTTCCGGCCTGACTACGACTTCAGTGCGGCACGAGCCCACGAGTTCAGTCGCGAGCCGAGTCTTAACTGG GTGGCCAACGCAGTGAACAGCAGCCTCTTCTCCACCGTGGGAGAAGACTTCAACTCTGTGCGCCCAGAACTGTGGAACGCCATCGACCAGGAGATCAACCTGCAGGGGTGCGACATCTACAG TTACAACCCGGACCTGGACTCTGACCCGTTTGGTGAAGAAGGAAGCCTCTGGTCCTTCAACTACTTCTTCTACAACAAGAAGCTGAAGAGGATCGTGTTCCTGACCTGCCGCTCCGTCAG TGTGCTGAGTGGCTACGGCCGCGACTGCATGGACAACGAGCTGAATATGGAGCTGGACGATGACGacgaggaggagatggagggatTCACTGAGGACAG GTTTCCgagagctctgtgtgtgtga
- the zfand1 gene encoding AN1-type zinc finger protein 1 produces MAELDIGKHCKIESCRQKDFLPFVCDCCSGVFCLEHRSRDAHSCPEEPLKKEFQPNGGSTSYRCSFEECKNKSVLPVICPECEKHFCLAHRHQDEHKCEKLVAPQPRMAATRALVQKIVESKDGSKSKGRKGAKNSATAAKVALMKLKLHAAGDKGLPQSERTYFQVYLPKDSKETSQSMFFCSKWSVGKVVDYAATLASLKNNNNVLTAKKLRLCHPETGEVFRMDDTLLSLLTCAESPLFNGGNVILEYLDNENTCLDDVTQYIRQN; encoded by the exons ATGGCTGAGTTGGATATAGGAAAACATTGTAAAATTGAGTCGTGCCGTCAGAAAG ATTTCCTGCCATTTGTTTGTGACTGTTGCAGTGGTGTTTTCTG ccttgAACACCGAAGTAGAGATGCTCATTCATGTCCAGAG GagccattaaaaaaagaatttcaaCCTAATGGTGGAAGTACAAGTTATCGCTGCTCCTTTGAAGAGTGCAAAAACAAATCAGTGTTGCCAGTAATCTGCCCAGaatgtgaaaaacacttctgtttAGC TCATCGACATCAAGATGAACACAAGTGTGAGAAGTTGGTGGCACCACAGCCACGAATGGCTGCAACCAGAGCGCTGGTGCAAAAGATTGTGG agTCAAAGGATGGGTCCAAGAGCAAAGGACGGAAAGGCGCAAAAAACAGTGCGACTGCAGCTAAAGTTGCGTTAATGAAATTAAAACTGCATGCTGCAGGAGACAAGGGGCTGCCTCAG AGTGAGAGAACATATTTCCAGGTTTATCTTCCCAAAGACTCCAAGGAGACCAGCCAGTCCATGTTTTTCTGCTCCAAGTGGAGTGTGGGGAAAGTTGTGGACTATGCAGCTACCTTAGCTTcacttaaaaacaacaacaacgtacTGACAGCAAAG AAACTGCGACTCTGTCATCCTGAGACGGGTGAGGTGTTTCGAATGGACGACACTCTGCTCTCCTTGTTAACTTGTGCAGAAAGTCCCCTGTTCAATGGAGGAAATGTGATCCTGGAATACCTGGACAATGAGAACACATGCTTGGACGATGTGACTCAATATATTCGACAGAATTGA